GCCTTAGGGGGCATTAGTTTTGTCTGCGTAGGCCTCTAGTCTCTTGGTACAGCAATAAAGAAGCCTGCTTGATAGTTGTTGGCAAGCCCATTGATTGCGAAAAGTCTTTAAGCAAGGTCACGCAATTTTTGCATTTCAAATATCATTTGATCTGCGGAGCCCACGGGATGTCCGCTCCCCACAATCAAGCCGGGGCCTTTCTCTTCCCCTTCCATCTCCAAACTAATTTTTTCAACATTTCCGAAAATATTGTTATGTGGCCCATTCCAATGGGAAACGTCAATTTTCGCAGTAAAACCACCGGGCTGACCTTCATACTCGCCAGCGTATAAATAAGATGCGTCACCGCCGTGTGCCTTGCCGTCACTAAGCACCACAAGACCTACGCCACCGTTGCCAGGAACACCAAATTGGATGTAATAGATACCGTTCATGACATTCTCCTATATTAATTTTCAGATATAATAACAACTTAATGTACATGGTGCAAGCGCACATCTGAATTATTACTACTCCCAGCTACTGGGTAAATGCTG
Above is a window of Pseudodesulfovibrio tunisiensis DNA encoding:
- a CDS encoding GrlR family regulatory protein, translated to MNGIYYIQFGVPGNGGVGLVVLSDGKAHGGDASYLYAGEYEGQPGGFTAKIDVSHWNGPHNNIFGNVEKISLEMEGEEKGPGLIVGSGHPVGSADQMIFEMQKLRDLA